In a genomic window of Sutcliffiella sp. FSL R7-0096:
- a CDS encoding spore coat protein gives MSKDWLFGGRSCGNDKGCGFDHRGWNALEAGCRHPLDNDGVAQEADQVNKMIQKSFEQIIIKDSCDVEVTTTDTKIAVSLQAAIQAAIALVISVSIADSNKAEQVIQELLQSSKSVQVNHQQTYIQNSRGVRVTTTDTDLVLNIQLLLQLLIALVVSVDIL, from the coding sequence ATGAGTAAAGATTGGTTATTTGGTGGAAGAAGCTGCGGTAATGATAAGGGATGTGGCTTTGACCACAGGGGTTGGAACGCTCTTGAAGCAGGATGCAGACATCCACTTGACAACGACGGTGTAGCGCAAGAAGCGGACCAAGTAAACAAAATGATTCAAAAATCATTCGAGCAAATCATAATTAAGGATTCTTGCGATGTAGAAGTAACAACTACTGATACTAAGATCGCAGTTTCATTACAAGCTGCTATTCAAGCTGCTATCGCTCTAGTAATCAGTGTTAGCATTGCTGACAGTAACAAAGCGGAGCAAGTTATCCAAGAATTGCTTCAAAGCTCCAAATCCGTTCAAGTAAATCACCAACAAACGTATATCCAGAATTCTCGCGGGGTACGCGTAACTACTACTGACACAGATCTAGTCTTAAACATCCAACTACTTCTTCAACTATTGATTGCCCTAGTTGTATCTGTAGACATTTTATAA
- a CDS encoding Gfo/Idh/MocA family oxidoreductase translates to MIRFGIIGTNWITESFISAAQELADFRLAAVFSRKEETAKKFANKFGVSTIITDLEEFAKSGEIDAVYIASPNSFHAQQAIACMNKGKHVICEKPIASNTKELLEMKAAAERNNVVLMEAMKTTLLPNFLAVKENLHKIGKIRRYSASYSQYSSRYDKYKEGIVLNAFKPEFSNGSLMDIGIYTIYPMVVLFGKPNRLHAKSHMLESGVDGQGSILFQYDEMDATVTYSKIVNSYLPTEIQGEEGTIIIDKIHTPEKVSIKYKDGSEEEITVSQNTKSMFYEAEEFIRLIKSGEKESSINSLGNSLTTIRLLEEARSQIGLIYPADQ, encoded by the coding sequence ATGATACGTTTTGGAATCATCGGAACGAATTGGATAACAGAGTCTTTTATTTCTGCAGCACAAGAACTGGCAGATTTCCGTTTAGCAGCTGTTTTCTCCAGAAAAGAAGAGACAGCAAAGAAATTCGCCAATAAATTTGGAGTATCCACTATTATTACTGACTTAGAAGAATTTGCTAAGAGCGGTGAAATAGATGCTGTATATATAGCAAGTCCAAACTCCTTTCATGCTCAACAAGCAATAGCTTGCATGAATAAAGGAAAGCACGTCATTTGTGAGAAGCCAATAGCTTCTAATACAAAAGAATTACTTGAAATGAAAGCAGCAGCAGAAAGAAACAATGTGGTCCTTATGGAAGCCATGAAAACAACCCTTTTACCAAACTTTCTAGCAGTAAAGGAAAACCTACATAAGATCGGGAAAATTAGACGATACAGTGCAAGCTATTCTCAATACTCCTCCCGCTATGATAAATACAAAGAAGGCATCGTACTAAATGCTTTCAAACCTGAATTCTCCAACGGCTCGCTCATGGATATAGGAATTTATACCATCTATCCGATGGTGGTATTGTTCGGTAAGCCAAACCGTTTGCATGCAAAATCTCATATGCTGGAATCAGGTGTTGATGGACAAGGAAGCATCCTATTCCAATATGACGAAATGGATGCCACTGTCACTTACTCGAAAATAGTAAATTCCTACCTCCCTACTGAAATTCAAGGGGAAGAAGGAACGATCATCATCGATAAGATCCATACTCCTGAAAAAGTAAGCATAAAGTACAAAGATGGATCGGAAGAAGAAATTACTGTCTCTCAAAATACAAAATCTATGTTTTATGAAGCAGAAGAGTTCATTCGTTTAATCAAGTCTGGTGAAAAGGAATCCTCTATTAATTCTTTAGGCAATTCCCTTACTACGATAAGATTGTTAGAGGAAGCCCGTTCCCAAATAGGCCTGATCTACCCCGCCGATCAATAA
- a CDS encoding AMP-binding protein, whose translation MAELVHKTIGELMDETVSQYPTKEAVVYPETGLRYTYKEFQEACNRVAKGFMSLGIKKGDHIAVWATNKPEWLVAQYASAIIGAVLVTVNTSYQSKELEYLLRQSDSTTLLLMDEFKGVSYLDMLMELCPELQKSTPGELNAKKLPNLKNVVFMGDQKHPGMFIWNDLLEKSLLVSDQALEERQKSTHYDEVINMQYTSGTTGFPKGVMLTHSNIINNAINVAECQRLTYEDRICIPVPFFHCFGCVMGTLAAVATGATMVPLILFDPLEVLKAVEMEKCTALYGVPTMFIAELNHPEFIKYNLSSLRTGIMAGSPCPTEIMKKVVHDMGAKEITIAYGQTESSPVITQTRPYDSIERRVSTVGSALENVEVKIVNPTSGEVVPNGVQGELCTRGYLVMKGYYKMEDQTRDTIDTEGWLHTGDLATMDEEGYIVITGRLKDMIIRGGENIYPREIEEFLYTHPKVFDVQIVGVPDERFGEQVAAFIKVKPGEMLDSQEVKDYCTGKISKYKIPYYVEIVDEYPMTASGKIQKFKLKEHAVKTLVNQ comes from the coding sequence ATGGCAGAGCTAGTACATAAAACAATAGGAGAACTAATGGACGAAACCGTCTCACAATACCCAACAAAAGAAGCTGTCGTATATCCTGAAACCGGTCTACGCTACACCTACAAGGAATTCCAAGAAGCCTGTAACAGGGTTGCCAAAGGGTTTATGAGTTTAGGCATAAAGAAAGGCGACCATATCGCGGTTTGGGCTACTAATAAACCAGAATGGCTTGTTGCCCAATATGCCAGTGCAATAATTGGTGCAGTCCTAGTAACAGTAAATACAAGCTATCAATCCAAGGAATTGGAATACCTATTAAGACAATCCGATTCTACAACACTATTGTTAATGGATGAATTTAAAGGTGTCAGCTACTTGGACATGCTTATGGAGCTTTGTCCTGAGCTTCAGAAAAGCACTCCCGGAGAACTGAATGCGAAAAAACTACCGAATTTGAAGAATGTTGTCTTTATGGGAGACCAAAAACATCCAGGGATGTTCATATGGAATGATTTACTGGAAAAATCGCTCCTTGTTTCCGATCAAGCATTAGAGGAACGTCAAAAAAGTACCCACTATGATGAAGTCATCAACATGCAATACACTTCTGGAACTACCGGTTTTCCAAAAGGAGTCATGCTTACGCACTCCAACATTATCAACAATGCGATCAATGTCGCAGAGTGCCAGCGACTTACTTATGAAGATAGGATATGCATCCCTGTTCCGTTTTTCCATTGCTTTGGTTGTGTGATGGGGACCTTGGCCGCAGTGGCTACTGGAGCAACCATGGTGCCACTGATCCTGTTCGACCCTTTAGAAGTATTAAAAGCGGTAGAAATGGAAAAATGTACGGCCTTGTATGGGGTCCCTACCATGTTCATCGCTGAATTGAACCATCCGGAATTTATTAAATATAATCTTTCAAGCCTAAGAACAGGTATAATGGCAGGATCTCCTTGCCCAACAGAAATCATGAAAAAAGTGGTTCATGATATGGGGGCTAAAGAGATAACGATTGCGTACGGTCAGACAGAGTCCTCTCCGGTGATTACACAGACTCGTCCATATGACAGTATTGAAAGACGCGTTTCCACAGTTGGAAGCGCTTTAGAAAATGTGGAAGTGAAGATTGTAAATCCGACTTCAGGAGAAGTAGTTCCAAATGGTGTCCAAGGTGAACTTTGTACCCGGGGTTATCTTGTCATGAAGGGATATTATAAGATGGAGGATCAGACTCGCGACACTATCGATACGGAGGGCTGGCTCCATACAGGGGATCTTGCGACGATGGATGAGGAAGGATATATAGTCATTACGGGTAGATTGAAAGATATGATTATTCGTGGCGGTGAAAATATATATCCTCGTGAAATAGAAGAATTCCTTTACACCCACCCTAAAGTTTTTGACGTCCAGATTGTTGGGGTCCCGGATGAAAGGTTTGGAGAACAGGTGGCCGCTTTCATAAAAGTTAAACCAGGGGAAATGTTGGACAGCCAAGAAGTGAAAGATTATTGTACTGGGAAAATATCTAAATATAAGATTCCTTACTATGTAGAGATTGTTGACGAATATCCGATGACCGCTTCAGGAAAAATACAGAAATTCAAACTAAAGGAACATGCGGTCAAGACCTTGGTGAATCAATAA
- the ltaE gene encoding low-specificity L-threonine aldolase, which produces MIDLRSDTITKPTEEMRKAAYEAQVGDDVYSEDPTVSLLEEKAAEILGKEAALFVTSGTQGNQIAVLTHCRPGNEILLETESHIFYYESGAVAALAGVQTRTIQGVKGVMNPLHIEAAIRGEDQHFPETGLICIENTHNRAGGAVVPSSNMKEIYEVAQRYFVPVHVDGARLFNAAASAECSIKEFTQYCDTVQICLSKGLGAPVGSIIAGPEEFIKKARKWRKRLGGGLRQVGIIAAPALIALTKMTERLVEDHVNASFLAESLIKYEGLEVVNSVDTNIVVLDVSALNMNASEFVEALKEEGVLAVTFGPTLVRLTTHYDVNRKDMEKAVNVIGEIVKGKRH; this is translated from the coding sequence ATGATTGACCTACGAAGTGACACAATAACAAAGCCAACAGAAGAGATGAGAAAAGCCGCATATGAAGCGCAAGTCGGTGATGATGTATATAGTGAGGATCCGACAGTAAGCCTACTAGAGGAAAAAGCCGCTGAGATTCTTGGTAAAGAAGCTGCATTATTTGTTACGAGTGGTACTCAAGGGAACCAGATAGCGGTATTGACTCATTGCCGTCCTGGAAATGAGATTTTGTTAGAAACTGAATCTCATATTTTTTATTATGAATCTGGAGCAGTTGCAGCATTGGCCGGGGTTCAGACGAGAACGATACAAGGAGTAAAAGGGGTGATGAATCCTTTACATATCGAAGCTGCAATTCGTGGGGAAGATCAGCATTTTCCAGAAACGGGACTTATTTGTATAGAAAATACTCATAATCGTGCTGGTGGAGCAGTGGTACCTTCCTCAAATATGAAGGAGATATATGAGGTGGCACAACGATATTTCGTTCCTGTCCATGTGGACGGTGCACGTCTTTTCAATGCCGCAGCAAGTGCAGAATGTTCCATCAAAGAGTTTACCCAGTATTGCGATACCGTTCAAATCTGCCTTTCAAAGGGACTAGGGGCACCTGTGGGATCGATCATTGCCGGACCAGAGGAGTTTATCAAGAAAGCGAGAAAGTGGAGAAAAAGGCTTGGCGGTGGATTAAGGCAGGTTGGAATCATTGCTGCCCCGGCATTGATTGCTCTGACAAAGATGACGGAAAGACTAGTGGAGGATCACGTCAATGCCAGTTTTTTAGCGGAAAGCCTTATCAAATATGAAGGATTGGAAGTTGTTAATTCTGTTGATACCAATATCGTCGTACTCGATGTTTCAGCATTGAACATGAATGCCAGTGAATTTGTGGAAGCGTTAAAAGAGGAGGGGGTATTGGCAGTGACGTTTGGGCCAACTCTTGTACGCCTTACCACTCATTATGATGTAAATAGAAAAGATATGGAAAAAGCAGTGAATGTCATTGGAGAAATAGTGAAAGGGAAGAGGCACTGA